From Choloepus didactylus isolate mChoDid1 chromosome 25 unlocalized genomic scaffold, mChoDid1.pri SUPER_25_unloc1, whole genome shotgun sequence, a single genomic window includes:
- the LRG1 gene encoding leucine-rich alpha-2-glycoprotein produces MFSWSRQRNQSPGGLDLHPRTLLLLLMVVASAQGITPSPKTCRVYPSINGSAIVCHPPAEFPCDLPADTVHLSAEFFNFTHLPDGILQGTPNLQELHLSSNRLENLSAEFLLPVPRLRVLDLTRNALTRLPPRLFRASAALVTLVLKENQLEVLEATWLHGLRDLWYLDLSGNRLRTLPPGLLANCTALHILDLGNNQLETLPPDLLRGPLRLDRLHLEGNRLRALGEDLLWPQPGLGYLFLQNNKLATVAAGAFRGLRQLDMLDLSNNELTGVPKGLWASLGRPGRDMKDGFDISGNPWMCDQNLSDLFRWLVANKDKMFSLNDTRCAGPETSRGQTLLAVAESQGSPEKKSGSRGCRQGLAEHCTPLSK; encoded by the exons ATGTTCTCTTGGAGCCGACAGAGAAACCAGAG CCCCGGGGGCCTCGACCTCCATCCTAGAACCCTGCTCCTATTACTGATGGTGGTGGCCTCAGCCCAGGGGATCACCCCAAGCCCCAAGACCTGCCGAGTGTACCCATCAATCAACGGAAGCGCCATCGTCTGCCACCCACCCGCCGAATTCCCCTGCGACCTCCCAGCCGATACTGTCCACCTGTCTGCGGAGTTCTTCAACTTCACCCATTTGCCAGACGGCATCCTCCAGGGCACCCCCAACCTCCAGGAGCTGCACCTCTCCAGCAACCGGCTGGAGAACCTCTCGGCCGAGTTCCTGCTCCCCGTGCCCCGGCTGAGGGTGCTGGATCTGACCCGCAACGCCCTGACCCGGCTGCCCCCCAGACTCTTCCGGGCCTCGGCCGCCCTTGTCACCCTGGTGCTGAAGGAGAACCAGCTGGAGGTCCTGGAGGCCACGTGGCTGCACGGTTTGAGGGACCTGTGGTATCTGGATCTTTCCGGAAACCGCCTCCGGACGCTGCCCCCCGGGCTGCTGGCCAACTGCACAGCCCTGCACATCCTTGACCTTGGAAACAACCAGCTGGAGACCTTGCCCCCCGATCTTCTGCGGGGCCCACTGAGGTTGGATCGGCTGCATTTGGAGGGCAACAGGCTGCGGGCACTGGGAGAGGACCTGCTTTGGCCCCAGCCGGGCCTGGGATACCTCTTCCTGCAAAACAACAAGCTGGCGACCGTGGCAGCTGGCGCTTTCCGGGGGCTTCGGCAGCTCGACATGCTGGACCTGTCCAACAACGAGCTGACAGGCGTCCCCAAGGGTCTCTGGGCATCCCTGGGGCGTCCCGGCCGGGACATGAAGGACGGCTTCGACATCTCCGGGAACCCCTGGATGTGTGACCAAAACCTGAGTGACCTCTTTCGCTGGCTGGTGGCCAACAAGGACAAAATGTTCTCCCTGAATGACACTCGCTGTGCTGGGCCCGAAACTTCGAGGGGTCAGACGCTCCTGGCAGTGGCTGAGTCCCAGGGGAGCCCAGAGAAGAAGTCGGGGAGCAGGGGATGCAGACAGGGTCTAGCAGAGCACTGTACCCCACTTagcaaataa
- the SEMA6B gene encoding semaphorin-6B isoform X3, producing the protein MRAPRAPPTRPALLLLLLLLGGAHGLFPEEPPPLSVAPRDYLNHYPVFVGSGPGRLTPTEGADDLNIQRMLRVNRTLFIGDRDSLYRVELEPPTSMELRYQRKLTWPSNPSDINVCHMKGKQEGECRNFVKVLLLRDEATLFVCGSNAFNPVCANYSIDTLQPLGDSISGMARCPYDPKHANVALFSDGMLFTATVTDFLAIDAVIYRSLGDRPTLRTVKHDSKWFKEPYFVHAVEWGSHVYFFFREIAMEFNYLEKVVVSRVARVCKNDMGGSPRVLEKQWTSFLKARLNCSVPGDSHFYFNVLQAVTGVVSLGGQPVVLAVFSTPSNSIPGSAVCAFDMTQVAAVFEGRFREQKSPETIWTPVPEDQVPRPRPGCCAAPGLQYNASSAFPDDILHFVKTHPLMDDAVPSLGQGPWIVRTLMRHQLTRVAVDVGAGPWGNQTVVFLGSESGTVLKFLVRPNASTLGTAGPSVFLEEFETYRPDRCGRAGSGETGQRLLSLELDAASGGLLAAFPHCVVRVPVARCQQHSGCMKNCIGSQDPYCGWAPDSSCVFLSPGTRATFEQDISGASTSGLGDCTGLLRASLSEERAGLVSVNLLVTSSVAAFVVGAVVSGFSVGWFVGLRERRELARRKDKEAILAHGGGEAVLSVSRLGERRAGGPGGRAGGPGGPPEALLAPLMQNGWAKATLLQGGPHDLDAVLLPTPEQTPLPQKRLPTPHPHTHALGPRGWDHGHPLLSASSSLLLLAPARAPEQSPVGEPGTDARVYATRPGRAIHGDFPLTPRASPDRRRVVSAPTGPSDPGSVADGLPRPWSPPPTGSLRRVGTQGPPATALRRTHTFNSGEGRPGDRHRGRHVRPGTDLAHFLPYGGTDRTAPPVP; encoded by the exons ATGCGGGCCCCGCGCGCGCCCCCAACCCGCCCGGCTttgctgctcctgctgctgctaCTGGGGGGCGCCCACGGCCTCTTCCCGGAGGAGCCGCCGCCGCTTAGCGTGGCCCCCAGGGACT aTCTGAACCACTATCCCGTGTTCGTGGGCAGCGGGCCGGGGCGCCTGACCCCCACGGAGGGTGCTGACGATCTCAACATCCAGCGGATGCTGCGGGTCAACAGGACGCTGTTCATCGGGGACAG ggaCAGCCTGTACCGGGTGGAGCTGGAGCCCCCCACATCCATGGAGCTGCGGTACCAGCGG AAGCTTACCTGGCCCTCCAACCCCAGCGACATCAACGTGTGCCACATGAAGGGCAAGCAGGAG GGCGAGTGTCGGAACTTCGTCAAGGTGCTGCTGCTCCGCGATGAGGCCACGCTCTTCGTGTGTGGCTCCAACGCCTTCAACCCCGTGTGCGCCAACTACAGC ATAGACACACTACAGCCCCTCGGGGACAGCATCAGTGGCATGGCCCGCTGCCCGTACGACCCCAAACACGCCAACGTCGCCCTCTTCTCTG ATGGGATGCTCTTTACAGCCACCGTTACTGACTTCCTGGCCATTGACGCTGTCATCTATCGCAGCCTCGGGGACCGGCCCACTCTGCGCACGGTGAAACACGACTCCAAATGGTTCAAAG AGCCCTATTTTGTCCATGCAGTGGAGTGGGGCAGCCATGTCTACTTCTTTTTCCGAGAGATTGCCATGGAGTTTAACTACCTGGAGAAG GTAGTGGTGTCCCGCGTGGCCCGGGTGTGCAAGAACGACATGGGGGGCTCGCCCCGCGTGCTGGAGAAGCAGTGGACGTCATTTCTGAAGGCGCGACTCAACTGCTCGGTGCCCGGGGACTCCCACTTCTACTTCAACGTGCTGCAGGCCGTCACCGGGGTGGTCAGCCTGGGCGGCCAGCCCGTGGTCCTCGCCGTCTTCTCCACCCCCAGCAACAG CATCCCCGGCTCGGCCGTCTGCGCTTTCGACATGACGCAGGTGGCCGCCGTGTTCGAAGGCCGCTTCCGTGAGCAGAAGTCCCCCGAGACCATCTGGACACCTGTGCCGGAGGATCAGGTGCCGCGGCCCCG GCCTGGGTGCTGTGCGGCCCCAGGCCTGCAATACAACGCCTCCAGCGCCTTCCCTGACGACATCCTCCACTTTGTAAAGACGCACCCCTTGATGGACGACGCGGTGCCCTCTCTGGGCCAAGGCCCCTGGATCGTGCGGACGCTGATGAG GCACCAGCTGACGCGGGTGGCCGTAGACGTGGGCGCCGGGCCCTGGGGCAACCAGACCGTCGTCTTCCTGGGTTCCGAGTCGGGCACCGTTCTCAAATTCCTCGTCCGGCCCAACGCGAGCACCCTGGGCACGGCGGGGCCGAGCGTCTTCCTGGAGGAGTTCGAGACCTACCGGCCGGACAG GTGTGGACGGGCCGGCTCTGGCGAGACGGGGCAGCGGCTGCTGAGCCTGGAGCTGGACGCGGCCTCGGGCGGCCTGCTGGCGGCTTTCCCCCACTGCGTGGTGCGGGTGCCCGTGGCTCGCTGCCAGCAGCACTCGGGGTGTATGAA GAACTGTATCGGCAGCCAGGACCCCTACTGTGGATGGGCCCCCGACAGCTCCTGTGTCTTCCTGAGCCCCGGCACCAG AGCCACCTTTGAGCAGGACATCTCTGGGGCCAGCACCTCAGGTTTGGGGGACTGCACAG GGCTCCTGCGGGCCAGCCTCTCCGAGGAGCGGGCCGGGCTGGTGTCGGTGAACCTGCTGGTGACCTCGTCGGTGGCGGCCTTCGTGGTGGGCGCCGTGGTGTCCGGCTTCAGCGTGGGCTGGTTCGTGGGCCTCCGGGAACGGCGGGAGCTGGCACGGCGCAAGGACAAAGAGGCCATCCTGGCGCACGGCGGGGGCGAGGCCGTGCTGAGCGTGAGCCGGCTGGGCGAGCGCCGGGCGGGCGGCCCCGGGGGCCGGGCTGGGGGTCCCGGGGGTCCCCCCGAGGCCCTGCTGGCACCGCTGATGCAGAACGGCTGGGCCAAGGCCACGCTGCTGCAGGGAGGCCCGCACGACCTGGACGCGGTGCTGCTGCCCACACCCGAGCAGACGCCGCTGCCCCAGAAGCGCCTGCCCACACCGCACCCCCACACCCACGCCCTCGGACCCCGCGGCTGGGACCACGGCCACCCGCTGCTCTccgcctcctcctccctcctcctgctggcACCAGCCCGGGCTCCCGAGCAGTCCCCGGTGGGCGAGCCGGGCACCGATGCCCGCGTCTACGCCACCCGGCCCGGCCGCGCCATCCACGGCGACTTCCCGCTCACCCCCCGTGCCAGCCCGGACCGCCGGCGGGTTGTGTCGGCGCCCACGGGCCCCTCGGACCCAGGCTCAGTGGCCGACGGCCTCCCGCGGCCCTGGAGCCCCCCGCCCACGGGCAGCCTGCGCCGGGTGGGCACCCAGGGCCCGCCAGCCACCGCCCTGCGCCGCACGCACACGTTCAACAGCGGCGAGGGCCGGCCCGGCGATCGCCACCGCGGCCGCCACGTCCGGCCGGGCACGGACCTGGCCCACTTCCTCCCCTACGGGGGGACGGACAGGACTGCCCCCCCGGTACCCTAG
- the SEMA6B gene encoding semaphorin-6B isoform X2: MRLPDFFWGALRTQTASFSGVTCRRPALAMRAPRAPPTRPALLLLLLLLGGAHGLFPEEPPPLSVAPRDYLNHYPVFVGSGPGRLTPTEGADDLNIQRMLRVNRTLFIGDRDSLYRVELEPPTSMELRYQRKLTWPSNPSDINVCHMKGKQEGECRNFVKVLLLRDEATLFVCGSNAFNPVCANYSIDTLQPLGDSISGMARCPYDPKHANVALFSDGMLFTATVTDFLAIDAVIYRSLGDRPTLRTVKHDSKWFKVEWGSHVYFFFREIAMEFNYLEKVVVSRVARVCKNDMGGSPRVLEKQWTSFLKARLNCSVPGDSHFYFNVLQAVTGVVSLGGQPVVLAVFSTPSNSIPGSAVCAFDMTQVAAVFEGRFREQKSPETIWTPVPEDQVPRPRPGCCAAPGLQYNASSAFPDDILHFVKTHPLMDDAVPSLGQGPWIVRTLMRHQLTRVAVDVGAGPWGNQTVVFLGSESGTVLKFLVRPNASTLGTAGPSVFLEEFETYRPDRCGRAGSGETGQRLLSLELDAASGGLLAAFPHCVVRVPVARCQQHSGCMKNCIGSQDPYCGWAPDSSCVFLSPGTRATFEQDISGASTSGLGDCTGLLRASLSEERAGLVSVNLLVTSSVAAFVVGAVVSGFSVGWFVGLRERRELARRKDKEAILAHGGGEAVLSVSRLGERRAGGPGGRAGGPGGPPEALLAPLMQNGWAKATLLQGGPHDLDAVLLPTPEQTPLPQKRLPTPHPHTHALGPRGWDHGHPLLSASSSLLLLAPARAPEQSPVGEPGTDARVYATRPGRAIHGDFPLTPRASPDRRRVVSAPTGPSDPGSVADGLPRPWSPPPTGSLRRVGTQGPPATALRRTHTFNSGEGRPGDRHRGRHVRPGTDLAHFLPYGGTDRTAPPVP; this comes from the exons ATGAGGCTGCCAGATTTCTTTTGGGGGGCTCTTCGGACCCAGACTGCATCCTTTTCTG GTGTCACCTGCCGCCGCCCGGCCCTCGCCATGCGGGCCCCGCGCGCGCCCCCAACCCGCCCGGCTttgctgctcctgctgctgctaCTGGGGGGCGCCCACGGCCTCTTCCCGGAGGAGCCGCCGCCGCTTAGCGTGGCCCCCAGGGACT aTCTGAACCACTATCCCGTGTTCGTGGGCAGCGGGCCGGGGCGCCTGACCCCCACGGAGGGTGCTGACGATCTCAACATCCAGCGGATGCTGCGGGTCAACAGGACGCTGTTCATCGGGGACAG ggaCAGCCTGTACCGGGTGGAGCTGGAGCCCCCCACATCCATGGAGCTGCGGTACCAGCGG AAGCTTACCTGGCCCTCCAACCCCAGCGACATCAACGTGTGCCACATGAAGGGCAAGCAGGAG GGCGAGTGTCGGAACTTCGTCAAGGTGCTGCTGCTCCGCGATGAGGCCACGCTCTTCGTGTGTGGCTCCAACGCCTTCAACCCCGTGTGCGCCAACTACAGC ATAGACACACTACAGCCCCTCGGGGACAGCATCAGTGGCATGGCCCGCTGCCCGTACGACCCCAAACACGCCAACGTCGCCCTCTTCTCTG ATGGGATGCTCTTTACAGCCACCGTTACTGACTTCCTGGCCATTGACGCTGTCATCTATCGCAGCCTCGGGGACCGGCCCACTCTGCGCACGGTGAAACACGACTCCAAATGGTTCAAAG TGGAGTGGGGCAGCCATGTCTACTTCTTTTTCCGAGAGATTGCCATGGAGTTTAACTACCTGGAGAAG GTAGTGGTGTCCCGCGTGGCCCGGGTGTGCAAGAACGACATGGGGGGCTCGCCCCGCGTGCTGGAGAAGCAGTGGACGTCATTTCTGAAGGCGCGACTCAACTGCTCGGTGCCCGGGGACTCCCACTTCTACTTCAACGTGCTGCAGGCCGTCACCGGGGTGGTCAGCCTGGGCGGCCAGCCCGTGGTCCTCGCCGTCTTCTCCACCCCCAGCAACAG CATCCCCGGCTCGGCCGTCTGCGCTTTCGACATGACGCAGGTGGCCGCCGTGTTCGAAGGCCGCTTCCGTGAGCAGAAGTCCCCCGAGACCATCTGGACACCTGTGCCGGAGGATCAGGTGCCGCGGCCCCG GCCTGGGTGCTGTGCGGCCCCAGGCCTGCAATACAACGCCTCCAGCGCCTTCCCTGACGACATCCTCCACTTTGTAAAGACGCACCCCTTGATGGACGACGCGGTGCCCTCTCTGGGCCAAGGCCCCTGGATCGTGCGGACGCTGATGAG GCACCAGCTGACGCGGGTGGCCGTAGACGTGGGCGCCGGGCCCTGGGGCAACCAGACCGTCGTCTTCCTGGGTTCCGAGTCGGGCACCGTTCTCAAATTCCTCGTCCGGCCCAACGCGAGCACCCTGGGCACGGCGGGGCCGAGCGTCTTCCTGGAGGAGTTCGAGACCTACCGGCCGGACAG GTGTGGACGGGCCGGCTCTGGCGAGACGGGGCAGCGGCTGCTGAGCCTGGAGCTGGACGCGGCCTCGGGCGGCCTGCTGGCGGCTTTCCCCCACTGCGTGGTGCGGGTGCCCGTGGCTCGCTGCCAGCAGCACTCGGGGTGTATGAA GAACTGTATCGGCAGCCAGGACCCCTACTGTGGATGGGCCCCCGACAGCTCCTGTGTCTTCCTGAGCCCCGGCACCAG AGCCACCTTTGAGCAGGACATCTCTGGGGCCAGCACCTCAGGTTTGGGGGACTGCACAG GGCTCCTGCGGGCCAGCCTCTCCGAGGAGCGGGCCGGGCTGGTGTCGGTGAACCTGCTGGTGACCTCGTCGGTGGCGGCCTTCGTGGTGGGCGCCGTGGTGTCCGGCTTCAGCGTGGGCTGGTTCGTGGGCCTCCGGGAACGGCGGGAGCTGGCACGGCGCAAGGACAAAGAGGCCATCCTGGCGCACGGCGGGGGCGAGGCCGTGCTGAGCGTGAGCCGGCTGGGCGAGCGCCGGGCGGGCGGCCCCGGGGGCCGGGCTGGGGGTCCCGGGGGTCCCCCCGAGGCCCTGCTGGCACCGCTGATGCAGAACGGCTGGGCCAAGGCCACGCTGCTGCAGGGAGGCCCGCACGACCTGGACGCGGTGCTGCTGCCCACACCCGAGCAGACGCCGCTGCCCCAGAAGCGCCTGCCCACACCGCACCCCCACACCCACGCCCTCGGACCCCGCGGCTGGGACCACGGCCACCCGCTGCTCTccgcctcctcctccctcctcctgctggcACCAGCCCGGGCTCCCGAGCAGTCCCCGGTGGGCGAGCCGGGCACCGATGCCCGCGTCTACGCCACCCGGCCCGGCCGCGCCATCCACGGCGACTTCCCGCTCACCCCCCGTGCCAGCCCGGACCGCCGGCGGGTTGTGTCGGCGCCCACGGGCCCCTCGGACCCAGGCTCAGTGGCCGACGGCCTCCCGCGGCCCTGGAGCCCCCCGCCCACGGGCAGCCTGCGCCGGGTGGGCACCCAGGGCCCGCCAGCCACCGCCCTGCGCCGCACGCACACGTTCAACAGCGGCGAGGGCCGGCCCGGCGATCGCCACCGCGGCCGCCACGTCCGGCCGGGCACGGACCTGGCCCACTTCCTCCCCTACGGGGGGACGGACAGGACTGCCCCCCCGGTACCCTAG
- the SEMA6B gene encoding semaphorin-6B isoform X1, protein MRLPDFFWGALRTQTASFSGVTCRRPALAMRAPRAPPTRPALLLLLLLLGGAHGLFPEEPPPLSVAPRDYLNHYPVFVGSGPGRLTPTEGADDLNIQRMLRVNRTLFIGDRDSLYRVELEPPTSMELRYQRKLTWPSNPSDINVCHMKGKQEGECRNFVKVLLLRDEATLFVCGSNAFNPVCANYSIDTLQPLGDSISGMARCPYDPKHANVALFSDGMLFTATVTDFLAIDAVIYRSLGDRPTLRTVKHDSKWFKEPYFVHAVEWGSHVYFFFREIAMEFNYLEKVVVSRVARVCKNDMGGSPRVLEKQWTSFLKARLNCSVPGDSHFYFNVLQAVTGVVSLGGQPVVLAVFSTPSNSIPGSAVCAFDMTQVAAVFEGRFREQKSPETIWTPVPEDQVPRPRPGCCAAPGLQYNASSAFPDDILHFVKTHPLMDDAVPSLGQGPWIVRTLMRHQLTRVAVDVGAGPWGNQTVVFLGSESGTVLKFLVRPNASTLGTAGPSVFLEEFETYRPDRCGRAGSGETGQRLLSLELDAASGGLLAAFPHCVVRVPVARCQQHSGCMKNCIGSQDPYCGWAPDSSCVFLSPGTRATFEQDISGASTSGLGDCTGLLRASLSEERAGLVSVNLLVTSSVAAFVVGAVVSGFSVGWFVGLRERRELARRKDKEAILAHGGGEAVLSVSRLGERRAGGPGGRAGGPGGPPEALLAPLMQNGWAKATLLQGGPHDLDAVLLPTPEQTPLPQKRLPTPHPHTHALGPRGWDHGHPLLSASSSLLLLAPARAPEQSPVGEPGTDARVYATRPGRAIHGDFPLTPRASPDRRRVVSAPTGPSDPGSVADGLPRPWSPPPTGSLRRVGTQGPPATALRRTHTFNSGEGRPGDRHRGRHVRPGTDLAHFLPYGGTDRTAPPVP, encoded by the exons ATGAGGCTGCCAGATTTCTTTTGGGGGGCTCTTCGGACCCAGACTGCATCCTTTTCTG GTGTCACCTGCCGCCGCCCGGCCCTCGCCATGCGGGCCCCGCGCGCGCCCCCAACCCGCCCGGCTttgctgctcctgctgctgctaCTGGGGGGCGCCCACGGCCTCTTCCCGGAGGAGCCGCCGCCGCTTAGCGTGGCCCCCAGGGACT aTCTGAACCACTATCCCGTGTTCGTGGGCAGCGGGCCGGGGCGCCTGACCCCCACGGAGGGTGCTGACGATCTCAACATCCAGCGGATGCTGCGGGTCAACAGGACGCTGTTCATCGGGGACAG ggaCAGCCTGTACCGGGTGGAGCTGGAGCCCCCCACATCCATGGAGCTGCGGTACCAGCGG AAGCTTACCTGGCCCTCCAACCCCAGCGACATCAACGTGTGCCACATGAAGGGCAAGCAGGAG GGCGAGTGTCGGAACTTCGTCAAGGTGCTGCTGCTCCGCGATGAGGCCACGCTCTTCGTGTGTGGCTCCAACGCCTTCAACCCCGTGTGCGCCAACTACAGC ATAGACACACTACAGCCCCTCGGGGACAGCATCAGTGGCATGGCCCGCTGCCCGTACGACCCCAAACACGCCAACGTCGCCCTCTTCTCTG ATGGGATGCTCTTTACAGCCACCGTTACTGACTTCCTGGCCATTGACGCTGTCATCTATCGCAGCCTCGGGGACCGGCCCACTCTGCGCACGGTGAAACACGACTCCAAATGGTTCAAAG AGCCCTATTTTGTCCATGCAGTGGAGTGGGGCAGCCATGTCTACTTCTTTTTCCGAGAGATTGCCATGGAGTTTAACTACCTGGAGAAG GTAGTGGTGTCCCGCGTGGCCCGGGTGTGCAAGAACGACATGGGGGGCTCGCCCCGCGTGCTGGAGAAGCAGTGGACGTCATTTCTGAAGGCGCGACTCAACTGCTCGGTGCCCGGGGACTCCCACTTCTACTTCAACGTGCTGCAGGCCGTCACCGGGGTGGTCAGCCTGGGCGGCCAGCCCGTGGTCCTCGCCGTCTTCTCCACCCCCAGCAACAG CATCCCCGGCTCGGCCGTCTGCGCTTTCGACATGACGCAGGTGGCCGCCGTGTTCGAAGGCCGCTTCCGTGAGCAGAAGTCCCCCGAGACCATCTGGACACCTGTGCCGGAGGATCAGGTGCCGCGGCCCCG GCCTGGGTGCTGTGCGGCCCCAGGCCTGCAATACAACGCCTCCAGCGCCTTCCCTGACGACATCCTCCACTTTGTAAAGACGCACCCCTTGATGGACGACGCGGTGCCCTCTCTGGGCCAAGGCCCCTGGATCGTGCGGACGCTGATGAG GCACCAGCTGACGCGGGTGGCCGTAGACGTGGGCGCCGGGCCCTGGGGCAACCAGACCGTCGTCTTCCTGGGTTCCGAGTCGGGCACCGTTCTCAAATTCCTCGTCCGGCCCAACGCGAGCACCCTGGGCACGGCGGGGCCGAGCGTCTTCCTGGAGGAGTTCGAGACCTACCGGCCGGACAG GTGTGGACGGGCCGGCTCTGGCGAGACGGGGCAGCGGCTGCTGAGCCTGGAGCTGGACGCGGCCTCGGGCGGCCTGCTGGCGGCTTTCCCCCACTGCGTGGTGCGGGTGCCCGTGGCTCGCTGCCAGCAGCACTCGGGGTGTATGAA GAACTGTATCGGCAGCCAGGACCCCTACTGTGGATGGGCCCCCGACAGCTCCTGTGTCTTCCTGAGCCCCGGCACCAG AGCCACCTTTGAGCAGGACATCTCTGGGGCCAGCACCTCAGGTTTGGGGGACTGCACAG GGCTCCTGCGGGCCAGCCTCTCCGAGGAGCGGGCCGGGCTGGTGTCGGTGAACCTGCTGGTGACCTCGTCGGTGGCGGCCTTCGTGGTGGGCGCCGTGGTGTCCGGCTTCAGCGTGGGCTGGTTCGTGGGCCTCCGGGAACGGCGGGAGCTGGCACGGCGCAAGGACAAAGAGGCCATCCTGGCGCACGGCGGGGGCGAGGCCGTGCTGAGCGTGAGCCGGCTGGGCGAGCGCCGGGCGGGCGGCCCCGGGGGCCGGGCTGGGGGTCCCGGGGGTCCCCCCGAGGCCCTGCTGGCACCGCTGATGCAGAACGGCTGGGCCAAGGCCACGCTGCTGCAGGGAGGCCCGCACGACCTGGACGCGGTGCTGCTGCCCACACCCGAGCAGACGCCGCTGCCCCAGAAGCGCCTGCCCACACCGCACCCCCACACCCACGCCCTCGGACCCCGCGGCTGGGACCACGGCCACCCGCTGCTCTccgcctcctcctccctcctcctgctggcACCAGCCCGGGCTCCCGAGCAGTCCCCGGTGGGCGAGCCGGGCACCGATGCCCGCGTCTACGCCACCCGGCCCGGCCGCGCCATCCACGGCGACTTCCCGCTCACCCCCCGTGCCAGCCCGGACCGCCGGCGGGTTGTGTCGGCGCCCACGGGCCCCTCGGACCCAGGCTCAGTGGCCGACGGCCTCCCGCGGCCCTGGAGCCCCCCGCCCACGGGCAGCCTGCGCCGGGTGGGCACCCAGGGCCCGCCAGCCACCGCCCTGCGCCGCACGCACACGTTCAACAGCGGCGAGGGCCGGCCCGGCGATCGCCACCGCGGCCGCCACGTCCGGCCGGGCACGGACCTGGCCCACTTCCTCCCCTACGGGGGGACGGACAGGACTGCCCCCCCGGTACCCTAG